The Crocinitomicaceae bacterium genome includes a region encoding these proteins:
- a CDS encoding dehydrogenase E1 component subunit alpha/beta, which produces MEVLDKLYIKYDRKGLTDPELVRIYKALVKPRLIEEKMLILLRQGKISKWFSGWGQEGISVGVTLGLEKDEYILPMHRNLGIFTAREIPLHRLFAQFQGKIKGFTKGRDRSFHFGSQEHHLVGMISHLGPQLAVGDGIALAHKLRGERKVALAITGDGGASEGDFHEALNVAAVWDLPIIFCVENNQWGLSTPSTEQFRCKQFIDKGVGYGMDAYQIDGNNILEVYNAVRQISESLRKKPRPFLLECISFRMRGHEEASGTKYYPEGMQDEWAKKDPVANYELYLKSEGILSAEEIERIREAIKKEINDELEIAYAEPKVKVDTAYELADIYAPFDNQPIHPVSDSKTERRHIDAITDALRLALRKHENLVIMGQDIAEYGGAFKVTEGLVDEFGKDRIRNTPLCESAIVGSALGLSINGMKAIMEMQFADFVSVGFNQIVNNLAKLHYRWGEKADVVIRMPTGGGSAAGPFHSQSNEAWFTHTPGLKVVYPSSAAEAKGLLLASIADPNPVIFFEHKGLYRSIKEDVYDDYYTIEIGKANLVKEGTVVSIITYGMGVHWAKEICEKHQIDADILDLRTLLPLDMDAVYTTAKKTGRVCVLHEDCLTGGIGGEISALISEHCFTYLDAPVMREGALDSPVPFDADLEKNFMPKDRFEKKLLELVNY; this is translated from the coding sequence ATGGAGGTACTTGATAAACTTTACATTAAATATGATCGCAAGGGTCTTACTGATCCTGAGCTGGTGAGAATTTATAAAGCGCTGGTTAAGCCAAGACTGATCGAAGAAAAAATGCTCATTTTGCTTCGTCAGGGAAAAATTTCTAAATGGTTTTCCGGTTGGGGACAAGAAGGAATTTCAGTAGGTGTTACACTTGGTCTTGAAAAAGATGAATACATACTACCTATGCATCGCAATCTTGGAATTTTTACTGCGCGTGAAATTCCACTGCACCGCTTGTTCGCCCAATTTCAAGGTAAAATAAAAGGATTTACAAAAGGGCGTGATCGCTCTTTTCATTTCGGTTCACAAGAGCATCATTTGGTAGGTATGATTTCACACTTAGGTCCGCAGCTTGCAGTGGGTGATGGAATTGCATTGGCTCACAAATTGCGCGGTGAAAGAAAAGTTGCGCTGGCAATCACCGGTGATGGAGGAGCAAGTGAAGGTGATTTTCATGAAGCACTCAACGTAGCTGCTGTTTGGGATTTACCTATTATTTTTTGTGTAGAAAATAATCAATGGGGTTTGTCAACACCATCAACAGAACAATTCCGCTGTAAACAATTTATTGATAAAGGGGTAGGGTATGGCATGGATGCTTATCAGATAGACGGCAATAATATTCTTGAAGTATATAATGCGGTAAGACAAATTTCAGAATCATTGCGTAAAAAACCGAGACCATTTTTATTGGAATGCATTTCATTCCGCATGCGCGGACATGAAGAAGCATCCGGCACAAAATATTATCCTGAAGGCATGCAGGATGAATGGGCAAAAAAAGATCCGGTTGCCAATTATGAACTCTACTTGAAAAGTGAAGGAATATTGAGTGCTGAAGAAATTGAACGCATACGTGAAGCAATTAAAAAAGAAATCAATGATGAGTTGGAAATAGCTTATGCTGAACCCAAAGTAAAGGTTGACACGGCTTATGAACTTGCAGATATTTATGCGCCATTTGATAATCAACCAATACATCCGGTGAGTGATTCAAAAACAGAACGTCGTCATATTGATGCAATCACAGATGCCTTGCGCCTGGCATTGAGAAAACATGAAAATCTGGTAATCATGGGGCAAGATATTGCTGAATACGGAGGTGCTTTTAAAGTAACTGAAGGTTTGGTTGATGAATTTGGTAAAGACAGAATTAGAAATACTCCGCTTTGTGAATCCGCAATTGTTGGCTCAGCACTTGGATTATCAATTAACGGAATGAAAGCAATTATGGAAATGCAGTTTGCAGATTTCGTTTCTGTTGGGTTTAATCAGATAGTGAATAATCTTGCAAAGTTACATTATCGTTGGGGTGAAAAAGCAGATGTAGTAATACGCATGCCAACGGGCGGTGGTTCAGCAGCAGGTCCTTTTCACTCTCAAAGCAATGAGGCATGGTTTACGCATACACCGGGTTTAAAAGTGGTTTATCCTTCAAGTGCAGCTGAAGCAAAAGGGCTACTTCTTGCATCAATTGCTGATCCTAATCCGGTAATTTTCTTTGAACATAAAGGGTTGTATCGCAGTATTAAAGAAGATGTCTACGACGACTATTATACAATAGAAATTGGCAAGGCAAATTTAGTGAAAGAAGGAACTGTCGTTTCAATTATCACGTACGGAATGGGAGTGCATTGGGCAAAAGAAATTTGTGAAAAACATCAGATTGATGCAGATATTCTTGATTTGCGTACTTTGCTTCCGCTAGATATGGATGCCGTTTATACCACAGCCAAAAAAACAGGACGCGTATGTGTATTACATGAAGATTGTTTAACCGGTGGTATTGGCGGAGAAATTTCTGCTCTGATTTCTGAACATTGTTTTACCTATCTTGATGCACCCGTAATGCGTGAAGGCGCCTTAGATTCTCCTGTTCCATTTGATGCTGATCTTGAGAAAAACTTTATGCCTAAAGATAGGTTTGAAAAGAAATTGCTTGAGTTGGTGAATTATTAG
- a CDS encoding sensor histidine kinase, with amino-acid sequence MKKIITYQSHFDKAKFIVTRNLTVLLTALLLSLGMANLLMNDSNWIPITAGGIAAGLVWLTVVLTKNHRTGSFIAAVLMTLLNTYNMMVTSEFGHFIDFFWLTTICVFVFFTLGSLVGTINLFVNVYLVVTIYLLERFDLITPMPKAITSFGEVNFVINITVAAGIFSYLFFLMLREQKRAEIKYIQANNELHDINEEKTVMMKEIHHRVKNNLQVVMSLLRLQANEVDDLLAKKHFEDSVNRISAMALIHEKMYQSESLVKIDLKAYLYQLIDDLIRSYSSKTEVEVEIKSDVEHIEPKSIVPVALIFNELVSNTLKHAFGDKNRGCIKIQINRNSEKITVSYHDNGTWKSSQSENGFGLEMIEIFTEQLDGLVKRTVENGTTYQFEFPTRL; translated from the coding sequence TTGAAAAAAATAATCACATATCAAAGTCATTTTGATAAGGCAAAATTTATTGTGACCAGAAATCTCACTGTTCTGCTTACAGCATTGTTACTGTCACTTGGAATGGCGAACTTGTTGATGAATGACAGTAACTGGATTCCAATCACAGCCGGAGGAATAGCCGCCGGTTTGGTTTGGCTAACCGTTGTCCTCACAAAAAATCATAGAACAGGATCATTTATTGCCGCAGTGCTGATGACATTGCTGAACACATACAACATGATGGTTACTTCAGAATTTGGTCATTTCATTGATTTTTTCTGGTTGACAACTATTTGTGTTTTTGTTTTCTTCACTCTGGGAAGTCTGGTTGGTACCATTAATTTATTTGTAAATGTTTATCTGGTTGTGACCATTTATTTATTGGAACGATTTGATCTGATTACTCCCATGCCTAAAGCAATTACATCATTTGGAGAGGTGAATTTTGTCATCAACATTACCGTGGCGGCCGGTATTTTCAGCTATCTTTTTTTCTTGATGCTGCGAGAACAAAAACGTGCCGAAATAAAATATATTCAAGCCAATAATGAGCTTCATGATATCAATGAAGAAAAAACCGTGATGATGAAAGAAATACATCACCGGGTGAAAAATAATTTACAGGTTGTAATGAGTCTACTGCGTTTGCAGGCAAATGAAGTTGATGATCTTCTCGCAAAAAAACATTTTGAAGATTCAGTAAACCGCATTTCAGCCATGGCTCTCATTCATGAAAAAATGTATCAAAGTGAAAGTTTGGTAAAAATTGATTTGAAAGCCTATTTATACCAACTGATTGATGATTTAATTCGCTCCTACTCGAGCAAAACAGAGGTAGAAGTAGAAATCAAATCAGATGTAGAACATATTGAACCAAAATCTATTGTACCCGTTGCGCTTATTTTCAACGAGTTGGTTTCAAACACACTCAAACACGCATTTGGAGATAAAAACCGTGGCTGCATAAAAATTCAAATAAACCGAAATTCTGAAAAAATTACGGTCTCTTATCATGATAACGGCACGTGGAAATCAAGCCAATCAGAGAATGGATTTGGACTTGAAATGATTGAAATTTTCACTGAACAATTAGATGGATTAGTAAAACGTACAGTTGAAAACGGAACCACCTATCAGTTTGAATTCCCTACACGCTTATAA
- a CDS encoding bifunctional 3-deoxy-7-phosphoheptulonate synthase/chorismate mutase type II, whose translation MQFIRTIERPVIIAGPCSAETEEQVRETAGQLKSTGKVHLFRAGIWKPRTRPDSFEGIGEKGLAWVVNAGKEFGLPVITEVANSQHVEKALKAGFTKFWIGARTTVNPFTVQEIADSMKNVPDLEIMVKNPIHPDVNLWIGAIERFKKSGISEVHAIHRGFYSFNSKVYRNEPMWEIPIALKAAFSDVKLLCDPSHICGRRDLLADISQRAMDLIYDGLMIETHPNPDKAWSDAAQQITPQQLNEMLAGLIVRNENSGDDAFRKNLESLRREINGIDDELMHMLMKRMQIVKQIGKFKEENKITILQPRRWDEIRAHYLKMAEESGLSQEFIEKYLEAIHLESIRLQTNIMNQHGG comes from the coding sequence ATGCAATTCATACGAACCATTGAACGCCCAGTTATTATTGCCGGCCCATGCAGTGCTGAGACTGAAGAACAAGTAAGGGAAACAGCGGGACAACTCAAGTCAACCGGCAAAGTTCATTTATTCAGAGCCGGAATATGGAAACCCCGCACCCGACCAGATTCATTTGAAGGGATTGGTGAAAAGGGCTTGGCCTGGGTGGTGAATGCAGGTAAAGAATTTGGTTTACCGGTGATCACTGAAGTGGCTAATTCACAACACGTGGAAAAAGCACTCAAAGCCGGTTTTACAAAATTTTGGATAGGTGCACGCACAACGGTAAACCCTTTCACTGTACAAGAAATTGCAGACAGTATGAAAAATGTTCCCGATCTGGAAATCATGGTAAAAAATCCAATTCACCCGGATGTTAATTTATGGATAGGAGCCATTGAACGATTCAAAAAATCAGGTATCTCAGAGGTGCATGCAATACATCGCGGATTTTATTCATTCAACAGCAAAGTATATCGCAATGAACCCATGTGGGAAATTCCCATTGCGTTGAAAGCCGCTTTTAGTGACGTAAAACTTTTGTGTGACCCAAGCCATATTTGTGGCAGACGTGATTTACTGGCAGACATTTCACAACGCGCCATGGATTTAATTTATGACGGTCTGATGATTGAAACGCATCCCAATCCGGACAAAGCATGGAGTGATGCTGCGCAACAAATTACACCGCAGCAATTAAATGAAATGCTTGCAGGTTTAATTGTGCGAAATGAAAATTCTGGTGATGATGCATTCAGAAAAAATCTTGAATCATTGCGCAGAGAAATCAACGGCATTGATGATGAGCTCATGCACATGTTGATGAAACGCATGCAAATTGTAAAACAAATTGGCAAATTCAAAGAAGAAAACAAAATCACCATTCTTCAACCACGGCGCTGGGATGAAATTAGAGCGCACTACTTGAAAATGGCTGAAGAATCAGGTTTATCACAAGAATTTATTGAAAAATATCTTGAAGCCATTCACCTTGAATCAATCAGGTTGCAGACTAATATCATGAATCAGCATGGAGGTTAA
- a CDS encoding YbjN domain-containing protein codes for MSNFDKVKDYLMDLGVTILKEDKEKEIFIIEAQEDGISNMLIGIADPIIIMEQYLFDLQPKNAAEVTKELLKKNRQIVHGAFVLDEDGKRVIFRDTLQIETLDLNELEGTLSSLSLLLSEYTDEIISFSKN; via the coding sequence ATGAGTAATTTTGATAAAGTAAAAGACTACCTGATGGATTTGGGTGTAACCATCCTGAAAGAGGACAAAGAGAAAGAGATATTCATCATTGAAGCACAAGAAGACGGAATATCCAATATGCTAATTGGAATTGCAGATCCGATTATTATCATGGAGCAATATTTATTTGATTTGCAGCCAAAAAATGCGGCTGAGGTAACGAAAGAGCTTTTGAAGAAAAATCGTCAGATTGTGCATGGAGCTTTCGTATTGGATGAGGATGGCAAACGCGTTATCTTCAGAGATACCTTGCAAATTGAAACACTTGATCTCAATGAGCTGGAAGGAACACTTTCTTCTTTGAGTCTTTTATTGAGTGAGTACACTGATGAAATAATCAGTTTTTCAAAAAATTAA
- a CDS encoding glycosyltransferase family 2 protein, with the protein MVFEELLDNYLRFLSSLTVDHFIRLFWFFIFFEFIRYFLIEFVILNLWKLSKRLNRSAYQKAREEFLFENPLVSVIIPGKNEGKHIYKLINSLKEQTYKNIQVIVIDDGSDDDTVTIGRDLEKAGLIDLFIRNDIRGGKASAANFGLRFTKGKFIIHMDADCSYDNDAIEKIIIPFYVDKEVGGVGGNVQVRNYKESLVTSLQAIEYYDTISIGRAVTSYLGIYRIISGAFGAFRADVLDQVKGWDIGPGLDGDITVKIRKLGYKIKFEQDAVCLTSVPNTFKKLTKQRLRWDKSLIRFRVRKHRDVLYPNQAFKFANFIAFVENITYNLILNFKWYFYLFDMILNYPSTIVNILITNILLYTLTNFVKFVLYSLYRKRSHTNYSYFLVYIPCMVFYFGYYLRIVRTVAYLQEFFFKLSYKDPWNPEKTSVHARRLKL; encoded by the coding sequence ATAGTGTTTGAAGAACTGTTAGATAATTATCTGCGGTTTTTATCAAGCCTGACCGTTGACCACTTTATCAGGTTGTTTTGGTTCTTCATTTTTTTTGAATTCATTCGGTATTTTCTGATTGAATTTGTCATTCTCAATCTTTGGAAATTAAGTAAAAGATTAAATCGTTCTGCATACCAGAAAGCACGGGAAGAATTTCTGTTTGAAAATCCCTTGGTGTCGGTCATCATTCCCGGTAAAAATGAAGGAAAACACATTTATAAACTCATCAATTCTCTAAAAGAGCAAACCTATAAAAACATCCAGGTTATTGTAATTGATGATGGTTCAGATGATGATACAGTTACCATTGGACGTGATTTGGAAAAAGCCGGACTGATAGATTTATTTATTCGCAATGACATACGTGGTGGTAAAGCATCAGCAGCAAATTTTGGACTGCGTTTCACCAAAGGAAAATTCATCATTCACATGGATGCAGACTGCTCGTATGACAATGATGCAATTGAAAAAATTATTATTCCTTTTTATGTTGATAAAGAGGTAGGTGGTGTTGGAGGGAATGTTCAGGTGCGCAATTATAAAGAGAGTTTAGTTACCTCATTGCAGGCTATTGAATATTATGATACCATCAGTATTGGGCGTGCAGTTACATCTTATTTAGGAATTTACAGAATTATTTCAGGTGCCTTCGGAGCGTTCAGGGCTGATGTACTTGATCAGGTTAAAGGTTGGGATATAGGACCGGGATTAGATGGTGATATCACCGTAAAAATCAGAAAACTTGGATATAAAATCAAATTTGAACAAGATGCGGTTTGCCTCACCAGTGTTCCTAATACATTTAAAAAACTGACAAAACAACGCTTGCGTTGGGACAAATCACTCATCCGTTTCAGGGTGCGCAAACACCGTGATGTACTTTATCCGAACCAAGCTTTCAAGTTTGCAAACTTCATTGCCTTTGTTGAGAATATTACGTACAATCTGATTTTAAATTTCAAATGGTATTTCTATCTATTTGACATGATACTCAATTATCCATCAACCATTGTAAATATTTTGATCACCAATATTTTGTTGTACACGCTGACTAATTTTGTGAAATTCGTTTTGTATTCTCTTTATCGCAAGCGCAGTCATACCAACTATTCTTATTTTCTTGTGTACATTCCGTGTATGGTTTTTTACTTTGGATATTATCTTCGCATTGTACGTACCGTTGCTTATTTGCAGGAATTTTTCTTTAAACTCTCTTATAAAGATCCCTGGAATCCTGAGAAAACATCTGTACATGCGCGACGTTTAAAATTATAA
- a CDS encoding 3'-5' exoribonuclease yields the protein MKFAVVDIETTGDKPKNFKVIEIAIIVHDGVNELETFHSFVDPQEKINPFVSRLTGITENDLRGAPKFFEIAKDIIEITQDTVFVAHNVSFDYGVLRNEYRRLGYDYRMDHLDTVQTAKILFPGYASYGLKNITKELGIALPKHHRAIEDTRATAKLFGMLFERDNQGLQKFIRREIDTRFLNPKLQLEQYDDVPNKTGIYKFFNEGGELIYIGKSIHIKKRIEQHFKNNKTEKANEMRRAIAGIEHELTGSELIALLRESEEIKKNKPPFNRAQRNSVFSHGLYTMIDQAGYKQLYIKKIAGNEPPVTSFTSQASAKSTLETWVKNYQLCQKLCHLYDGSTACFNYQIKECSGACVGEESIETYNERVENLLSYLNFNRQSFLLLDKGRSSKECSFIWVNQGEYRGYGFALKYLIRRQPSNFKKFLVPQTTNRDFQSIIRMQLERDNSLELIEL from the coding sequence ATGAAATTTGCCGTTGTTGACATAGAGACCACGGGTGATAAACCTAAAAATTTCAAAGTAATTGAAATTGCCATCATTGTGCATGACGGAGTGAATGAATTGGAAACATTTCACTCCTTTGTTGATCCTCAAGAAAAAATAAATCCTTTTGTATCAAGACTAACAGGCATTACTGAAAATGATTTGCGCGGTGCACCCAAATTTTTTGAAATTGCTAAAGACATTATTGAAATAACTCAAGACACAGTGTTTGTTGCGCATAATGTCAGTTTTGATTATGGAGTGCTCAGAAATGAATACCGCCGGCTAGGTTATGATTACCGCATGGATCATTTGGATACTGTGCAAACTGCTAAAATTCTTTTTCCGGGATATGCATCTTATGGTTTAAAAAATATTACCAAAGAACTTGGTATCGCTTTGCCAAAACATCACCGTGCAATTGAAGATACCCGGGCTACAGCAAAATTATTCGGCATGCTGTTTGAGCGTGACAATCAAGGTTTACAAAAGTTTATTCGCCGAGAAATTGACACACGTTTTCTCAATCCAAAACTTCAATTGGAGCAGTACGATGACGTTCCAAATAAAACCGGAATCTACAAGTTTTTTAATGAAGGAGGAGAACTCATATACATTGGTAAGAGTATTCACATCAAAAAACGAATTGAACAACATTTCAAGAACAATAAAACTGAAAAAGCCAATGAAATGAGACGAGCAATTGCAGGCATTGAACATGAACTTACCGGAAGTGAACTTATAGCCTTGCTACGCGAATCAGAAGAGATTAAAAAGAATAAACCACCATTTAACCGGGCGCAGCGCAACTCAGTTTTCTCACACGGCCTCTACACCATGATAGATCAAGCCGGATACAAACAATTGTACATTAAAAAAATAGCCGGCAATGAACCGCCTGTTACGTCTTTCACTTCTCAGGCAAGCGCCAAATCTACCCTTGAAACATGGGTAAAAAACTATCAGCTCTGCCAAAAATTATGTCATCTATATGATGGCTCAACTGCCTGTTTTAATTATCAGATTAAAGAATGTTCAGGAGCTTGTGTTGGGGAAGAATCCATTGAGACCTACAATGAACGAGTTGAAAATTTGCTGAGTTATTTAAACTTTAATCGCCAAAGTTTTTTGTTGCTTGACAAAGGGAGATCAAGTAAAGAGTGTAGTTTTATTTGGGTAAATCAAGGTGAATACAGAGGTTATGGTTTCGCATTGAAATATCTGATCAGACGCCAACCATCTAATTTTAAAAAATTTCTCGTTCCGCAAACAACTAACCGAGATTTTCAAAGCATCATACGCATGCAACTTGAGCGGGATAATTCACTAGAATTGATTGAACTTTAA
- a CDS encoding nucleotidyltransferase substrate binding protein, producing the protein MRQENDIRWKQRFSNFEKAFLNLEFAVSLKNPSKVEKAGLIQFYEFTFELAWKTMKDFLESKSLECKFPRDTIKEAFRYELISNGDDWMDMLEKRNLMAHTYDEKTSDIAYHLIVDKYFQSIKIFYDLMKSYL; encoded by the coding sequence ATGAGACAAGAGAATGACATCCGGTGGAAACAGCGTTTCAGTAATTTTGAAAAAGCCTTTCTTAACCTTGAATTTGCTGTGAGTCTTAAGAATCCTTCAAAAGTTGAGAAGGCAGGGCTTATTCAATTTTATGAGTTCACTTTTGAGCTGGCTTGGAAAACAATGAAAGATTTTCTGGAATCAAAAAGTCTGGAGTGTAAATTCCCTCGTGATACAATTAAGGAAGCATTTCGATACGAATTGATTTCAAACGGTGATGATTGGATGGACATGTTGGAAAAAAGAAATTTAATGGCACATACCTACGATGAGAAAACTTCAGATATTGCCTATCATTTAATCGTTGACAAATACTTTCAATCTATCAAAATTTTCTATGATTTAATGAAATCGTATTTATGA
- a CDS encoding TlpA family protein disulfide reductase has translation MKLTRKKIFDYSLNALLVLIILILFIPSWRVGFQGWFQGLFMGDAEFKKEIRQEIPDKAKNWAIFDMQKKLVNFAELEGKPIVLSFWATWCGPCRAELPELHELYIALKNTAHVLAVSEESHEIIEKTGLQNTYPFLYNTPGIPAFFDVSAYPTLLIIDKHMHIVYRNKGAAGLNTEENIQFIQSLAAEA, from the coding sequence ATGAAACTGACGCGAAAAAAAATATTTGACTATTCATTGAATGCCTTGCTGGTGCTAATCATTCTCATTTTATTTATTCCATCATGGAGAGTAGGGTTTCAAGGTTGGTTTCAGGGTTTATTTATGGGTGATGCTGAATTTAAAAAAGAAATTCGCCAAGAAATTCCCGACAAAGCCAAAAACTGGGCAATCTTTGATATGCAGAAAAAACTGGTCAACTTTGCTGAACTTGAAGGGAAACCCATTGTATTAAGTTTCTGGGCAACCTGGTGTGGGCCATGCAGAGCAGAATTACCAGAACTTCACGAACTCTATATTGCCTTAAAAAATACTGCGCATGTATTGGCGGTATCAGAAGAATCACATGAAATAATTGAAAAAACCGGACTTCAGAATACCTATCCTTTTTTATATAATACCCCGGGCATACCTGCTTTCTTTGATGTTTCAGCCTACCCTACACTTCTCATTATTGACAAACACATGCATATTGTTTATAGAAATAAAGGAGCAGCCGGACTCAATACGGAAGAAAACATTCAATTCATTCAATCACTTGCCGCCGAAGCATGA
- the aroA gene encoding 3-phosphoshikimate 1-carboxyvinyltransferase — protein sequence MEVKIHKSHLPKEVAIPPSKSLAQRYILAAALSETTCQLFNTGNADDVKNLTHALQLGGASIQQTEVGLVINGKGLLHDGILNCGESGLATRLIIPVMAARGGKYNARGEGSILKRSMSDIISLLKNHGVHVMHENEFLPFQFDGKLVAGNYTLDGSAGSQYLSGLLMALPLLENESIVDVINPTSTPYIDLTLHVLHDFGIEISKNNYTQFTIRGKQKYQPIKSEIFVEGDYSGASFWITAGALSAEGISIYNLKKNSLQGDRILVDVAQKSGAKIEWKNDELFVQQNKNNPFEFDATDVPDLFPPLVVLAAAAQGESKIHGIKRLFNKESNRALVLQKEFLKCGLQINLSDNTMHIIGTGKLQSATIDANHDHRIAMSAAVASLLSEQDITVTGAEAVNKSYPDFWNCWKK from the coding sequence ATGGAGGTTAAAATTCACAAATCACATCTACCAAAAGAGGTTGCAATTCCACCATCAAAAAGTTTAGCTCAACGGTATATTCTTGCCGCAGCTTTGTCTGAAACCACATGTCAGTTATTCAACACGGGTAATGCTGACGATGTAAAAAATCTGACGCATGCGCTTCAACTTGGAGGAGCATCAATTCAGCAAACAGAAGTTGGGCTAGTAATAAATGGAAAAGGATTGCTGCATGATGGTATTCTGAATTGTGGAGAATCAGGTTTGGCAACACGCTTGATTATTCCTGTGATGGCAGCGAGAGGAGGAAAATATAATGCCCGAGGTGAAGGAAGTATTCTGAAAAGATCAATGTCAGATATCATTTCTCTTTTGAAAAATCACGGCGTACATGTAATGCATGAAAATGAATTTTTACCATTTCAATTTGATGGAAAATTGGTAGCAGGAAATTATACCTTGGATGGATCAGCCGGATCACAATATCTAAGTGGATTATTGATGGCCTTGCCATTGCTTGAAAATGAATCTATTGTTGATGTGATCAATCCAACAAGCACACCTTATATTGATCTCACATTACACGTGCTGCATGATTTTGGAATTGAAATTTCTAAAAATAATTATACGCAATTCACCATACGCGGAAAACAAAAATATCAACCAATTAAATCAGAAATATTTGTTGAAGGAGATTACAGCGGTGCATCATTCTGGATCACTGCCGGTGCATTGTCAGCAGAAGGTATTTCAATTTATAATCTCAAAAAAAACAGTTTGCAAGGTGATCGCATTCTGGTAGATGTAGCTCAAAAGTCCGGTGCAAAAATTGAATGGAAAAATGACGAGCTATTTGTACAGCAGAATAAAAATAATCCGTTTGAATTTGATGCAACCGATGTGCCTGATTTATTTCCGCCCTTGGTAGTTTTAGCCGCTGCCGCTCAGGGAGAATCAAAAATACATGGCATTAAAAGACTCTTCAATAAAGAGAGTAACCGGGCTTTAGTTTTGCAAAAAGAATTTTTGAAATGTGGATTACAAATTAATCTTAGTGATAATACAATGCACATCATAGGCACAGGCAAATTGCAATCAGCAACTATTGATGCCAATCATGATCACCGCATCGCTATGTCAGCCGCCGTTGCCTCACTGCTATCAGAACAAGATATTACTGTCACCGGCGCTGAAGCAGTGAACAAAAGTTATCCTGATTTTTGGAATTGCTGGAAAAAATAA
- a CDS encoding PspA/IM30 family protein, translated as MNIFKRLFKIGSAEANSLVDKLEDPIKMSEQGIRDLKEDLSKALQAMAEVKALAIRAKNDAATHTERANEYERKAMLLLKKAEAGEITAEEADRLASECLVQKDQNMASAESCKKDQEKFDASVAKLDGNIKHLKSNIQKFEVELKTLRARAKVSKATSNINKQLADIDSSSTVSMLERMKEKVAQEEALAESYGEIANENKSVDQEIDKVLESGSSQVKASDSLAALKAKMAGAKQ; from the coding sequence ATGAATATTTTTAAACGACTTTTTAAAATTGGATCAGCGGAGGCAAATTCTCTGGTTGATAAATTGGAAGATCCTATCAAAATGTCTGAACAGGGAATTCGTGATTTGAAAGAAGATCTGAGCAAAGCTTTACAAGCAATGGCTGAAGTGAAAGCATTGGCTATTCGTGCCAAAAATGATGCGGCAACACACACTGAGCGTGCTAATGAATATGAACGTAAAGCCATGCTATTGTTGAAAAAAGCTGAAGCCGGTGAAATCACTGCTGAAGAAGCTGACCGTCTTGCCAGTGAGTGTCTTGTTCAAAAAGACCAAAACATGGCTAGCGCTGAATCATGTAAAAAAGATCAGGAAAAATTTGATGCCAGTGTTGCTAAACTAGATGGTAATATCAAACATCTGAAATCAAATATTCAGAAATTTGAAGTTGAGCTTAAAACATTGCGCGCTCGTGCAAAAGTGTCAAAAGCAACATCTAATATCAATAAACAGTTAGCTGACATTGATTCTTCAAGCACGGTTTCTATGCTTGAGCGTATGAAAGAAAAAGTTGCTCAAGAAGAAGCTTTGGCTGAATCTTACGGCGAAATTGCCAACGAAAATAAATCCGTAGATCAAGAAATTGATAAGGTACTTGAAAGCGGATCATCACAGGTTAAAGCATCAGACAGCCTGGCTGCACTGAAGGCGAAAATGGCCGGTGCTAAACAATAA